The Plectropomus leopardus isolate mb chromosome 1, YSFRI_Pleo_2.0, whole genome shotgun sequence sequence TTTGACTGTGTCGTTGCGCATTTAAAATATTAGGTTCGTTCCAGATGAACTGCGTCTCGCATGGACTGCGCACGAGAGCAGGAGGCCGCAGCAGGAGGCGGTGACAAAATGTTATACAGGCGATCTGTGATTTCTGTTCATGGTTCAGCCTTCATTTACATGAATTCTAACGTATATTAGCATCATATCATTTTGCTGCTGTATATAAATCCGCTGAGCACATCTGTCACCGCCAAAttacatcaataaatcaaaaccaTTATAACAGCTCAGATCAGTTAGACAGCCTCTGGTCAGGGCATAAGGTTTGTAAATGCAAACTTATTAGGAGCTTGTTTAATAATTTTATGCACTCCCACAAGACCTCTCATGTGCTCCACAACACCTTTATGTAACACTgtaagtgatgaaaaaaaagaaaaaaagtaaaatgatgtgtgtgtgtgtgggataaTACAACATGAAATTGACACAAGTTACAAACtcaaagaatattaaaaagccTGCTTATAAATACAATATGGACACATAAAAATGGCGTCAACATGTTACCACTTAAATACCAAGATAATAAATTGCCGATTATGCATTGCCAACTACTGACTTATTTGTAAGTGTAAGCCCACTAAGACACATTAGTTGATTCTTAAGTCCTAAGAGTCATGGCTCTTCTGAACCATGTTAACAAGGAGACTGAAGTTAGAATGGTAAAGCAAACTGTGGATTAGACATGGCAGGCCAAACTTTGAATCCTTTAAATCAAACACCTATCATTCATCAGTTCTGCTGCTGCCGTGTTTGTGAGGAGGGACCTGGTCCATTGTCTGTGATTACAAAATAATTCCTTCCTTTTAGAGGAATAGATGAGAGCAGAGGTGTGACAGGGGTGGAGGCAATtcctgtaaaatataaaaaataaaaacaattaattacaATTATGTTTACCTTTGTTGATatggttaaaaattaaatataaacaattcagggagagaggggatatatatatatatatattttttttttattattatttttttttaatgcactgacCATGATTATTTAGGATGGATACAGTATTAAatgtcagtatgtgtgtgcCCTCTTGTGGTCATTTATGGAAGTGCCAGGATTATGAAACATTCAAAACTAATCACCATGTTAGAATGatgtggcaaaaaaatattgataccTGAAGATGCACAGTTTCTGAGTGACTCCAGGAGGTTTGTGCTCGCAAATTTGACAACACATCTGAAGGGTTCTTCCCGCTCTGTCATGGTTTTGTTGGTGTGGTCTCTGAATTTTGTCTCCAGCTGAGGAAAGGAGATAAATCAAAATTGAGAAAATCACAGCACAGAGGGATTCTGACCTCTAGCATCTTTGAACTAGTGAGACAGCAAGTCAtgcaatttgtatttttgattttaatttaaaaaaatgaattgctgaaactcaatattttaaaaacacaaacatgcctCAGGATACCTTGTAAACTGCAGACTGTAGCTGAGGTAAAATCCCTCCACCGAAGGCCTCCGAGGCCATCTGAAGTCTGTTTGCTGCAGGCTCAGCTTGTTCTCTTTCTATGTGTGGGTCTGTAAATAGAAAGAAAgccaaatgaataaaataacaatgcaGAATTTTAGCAGGAGTTCACATTAAGATCAAATACATTCAGCTAATCAATCAAACAATGTTAAATATGTGTGAcatcatataaaaaatattaaggtGGCCTTGTCGGACTAAAAGATTTGACCAACATACGTGAGACGGTGTGATTATTTTCTGCAAGAGGGCTGGGATACTTGGTGGGAAACACCTagaaacagtaaaacacagagTCAAAATCCATCCAACGAACAACATTCATAATGTAAATCAGttcaatgtttttgtaaattatatCCCACAGTTGGTCTTTTCATAATAAAGGAAGACCTCATCCGGGGTTATAAGGAGTTAATATTTAGCTGAAAGTTCCTTTTTGTTCAGTGGCTCCCTTGACACAAACTGTGTTCATTATGtagccaaaaaaatgttaatatattaGGCCGAACAGAGTGAGATTACAGACTTAAGGGCATGATCATATCCGATCAATTAGACAACTATTAAGGTCACAGCAATCCCCCATTTAAACTTCATCATCTAAACCACTAAgatgacagtaaaaatactgcattCATTCACAAAATAGTGCAAAGGTCAAACTTGATCCGGGAAGTAGTTTAACACCATCACAGATATTTACGATTTATAGGCTGTAACACCACAGAAAGAACTTCCCTATAATGGAAAAACATCATAGCGTGATGCTTTTAACAGTTCATCGTTACATTGTAAAAGTTTTGTGTGACCAATAATAAACATACggtaaaataaaaaggtaacgCTTGAAGTGCAGTTGAGGTGAATAAAGGGTGAACGTGGCAATTTTCATTTTCCCTCAGCTGGTGGTCAATGAGGTGAACAAGACAATAAAGATAATTATTCATCAGAAACTCTTCAGTACAAGATGGCAGACGTCCGTGACCAGACAATTATAAACGCTCCAGTGCTAATCAGCCATGTTTGATTAAGTGGGGAGGACAGGGCATGCAGAGCTTTGTATGGTGCGTGTAGTTGGAAATTGCTTACTTGTTGATACTGCCTCATCAGTAGGTCCCTGATGGCAGTGAGCTTCCGTCCACTGAGGTTAGCGTCCTTGACAGCTTGATGTCTGGTGGACAGAACTAAGGCCTGCGGAGTACATCACTTCGTTAGGGGggattggaaaaaaagaaaaaatagcgGCCTGTGCAAACAACATCATAGactgaaaatgaaactaaatCCTCACCTGGGATAATagtggtttttgttttgaagtcaGGCTGGTCACAAAGACATAAGGGGTTTGAAGATAGTGAACAACATATGTTGGTTTCAGGTGGTTGGGTCGAGAGTATGCGTCTCCCCATGCAACCCGAATCCATACAGCTTCATCTGTGTGCTTCTTTATTTTGACAGACACCTTGAATGCAAAATCAAAAGCAGGCCGTTAAATACAGAGAAGCCCATGCAATGTCTTTCAGTGATGCAAGAATAAAATTCAGAAGACTTTGTAACTTGTGTGAGGAAGAATTTCTGGCTTACATTTCTTACGAGCTCTTTGAGGTGAGCCTTAAACTGTTCCTTGAACTGCGTCAGCTCTACAGAGTGAGCATCATCTGGAgaacagagaaaataattaacatcGGAAGAATATTGGTTTGAATAGTAAAGTCAG is a genomic window containing:
- the cenpn gene encoding centromere protein N, with product MDDSTKRFLQRLVRRIPTQMLETTLEKWGRLSRAQQQSVDFSQTKWAITEKLIAICEENEFAVKHLTELEMIYVIDNPNQGMWYAFQLMDPEDDAHSVELTQFKEQFKAHLKELVRNVSVKIKKHTDEAVWIRVAWGDAYSRPNHLKPTYVVHYLQTPYVFVTSLTSKQKPLLSQALVLSTRHQAVKDANLSGRKLTAIRDLLMRQYQQVFPTKYPSPLAENNHTVSHPHIEREQAEPAANRLQMASEAFGGGILPQLQSAVYKLETKFRDHTNKTMTEREEPFRCVVKFASTNLLESLRNCASSGIASTPVTPLLSSIPLKGRNYFVITDNGPGPSSQTRQQQN